Below is a window of Sulfurisphaera ohwakuensis DNA.
TAAATACAGTTAAAGGATCTATGAAAACCCTTGGATCCTTAATAACTTCTCCTTTACCGCCTTTCAAGGTATCCCTAATTGACACAATATTTCAATTGTTTCATACGTTATTTTAGTTATCAATTATTTCTTATGGTGTTACCAAATTCTTTTACACGATAAGAATTACTTGTCGTTTGACTCCCCAGTTTTACAGTAAATTTCATACGTTTCATATATGCTATATTCCCTATTTTTGAATTATATTCAGCCAAAAAATATTTTCAGATAGAAGTGTTTTAATACAATACTTTGAAAATACTAACTTTTATGGTTTATATAATAATATCTTAGAGAGACTGTGAATTTCAACTGTTTTATATTAAAATGAACTACTGACTACTTTATATGGTTTGTATAATAAGCAAAGTATATAATGAAAATAAAAAATAAAAACGTTTGAAAACCTGAGTCTGTATTTTTACATTAGGGTACGTTAGATGGTAGAAACGTATGAAATTTACTGTAAAACTGGGGAGTTAAATCGTATCAATTATTTTTATTAATTCATCTGCATACTCTTTGGTACCTAATGCTTTTACTCCCATAAATCTAGCAATATCCTGTGTAACTTTCTTGTCTCTTATTGCCATATTAATAGCTTTTTCTATTAAGTCAGCAGCTTCATTCCAACCCATCCATCTCAGCATTAATTCTCCAGCTTTTATAATTCCTGTTGGGTTAGCTATATTTTTACCAGCATATTTTGGTGCTGTACCATGAATAGCTTCAAACATTCCCCCCTCGTCACCAATATTAGCTCCTCCTAGCATTCCAATATTACCGATTAATGCACCGGCCGCATCAGAAATATAGTCACCGTTTACGTTTGGTGCTAAAATTATATCATATTCTTCTGGTCTTATTATTATTTGTTGGAACATATTATCAGCAATTCTATCATTTAGAATTATTTTACCTTCAGCTGGTTTACCCTGGCTGATTTCTTCTTCAGTAACTATAAAATCACGATATTCTTTTAGAGCAACTTCATACGCCCATTCTCTAAAAGCTCCTTCCGTATATTTCATTACATTACCTTTATGCATAACAGTTACTTTTTTCCTCTTATGTTCTATTGCGTATTGTATTGCTAACCTAGTAATTCTTTGAGTTTTATATTTGCTCATTACCTTTATCCCTATTCCGGTATCATCCTCTATTTCTACTTTTAGTTCTTTTCTTAGAAAATCTCTAATTTTTTTAGCCTCCTCGCTATTAAACGGATATTCTATTCCTCTATATAGATCATCAGTATTTTCTCTAAAAATTATCATATCTACTTTTTCAGGATGTTTTAGGGGGCTTTCTAGTCCCTCAATATACTTTACTGGTCTTATATTTGCGTATAAGTCAAGCATTAATCTAATAGCTACATTAACAGATTTCCATCCTTTTCCTATTGGAGTTTCTAATGGACCTTTAAGAACTACTCTATATTTAAGTAGCATATCTTGAGTTTCTTTTGGAAATCTATCATTAACTAATTTTTCAGCTTTTTCACCAGCATAAACTTCTAACCATTTTATCTCTCTAGAGCTACCATAAGCTCTTTCTACAGCTTTATTAATCACCTTTATTGCAGCGTTAGTTATCTCTGGACCTATGCCATCTCCTTCTATATATAAAATCACGGGTTTGTTTGGTACTATCCATTTTCCCTTATCGAATCTGATTTTTTCTCCATCCTCGGGTTCTTTGTATAACATTTATGATTTACGTAGTCAAATAGATTATTTATATCTTACTTTAACAACTAGCTCTTAAAATAAAATATTACTCAACTTTAAATTAAATAAAAAACCCCTTATTATACTATAAAACTAATCCTATTTGTATTTTTCAAAAATTTTGATAAATATGCTAAGGTCTTGTGTGGAAAAATTATAAAATGTTAATATCGAGTATTACTACTGATGTGGTCATTATTATTTTTAATTTTAATAATCTCATCCTCACTAGCACTTCCTCTTTATCTTCAACCGCAAGTATCGTCACAAATACCTAGCAATCAGCTAGTTAATGTAGCAATTGTTTTGCCTCCTAAAAATCTAGGATTACTTCAAATTTATGTGCAGCAGCATAAAATTGTAAATCAATCGCAACTCATTTCTCTATTTATTCCTAATGCTACAATAAATAAAATAGTTAGTATACTAAAGTATAATGGAATAAATCCACAAGTCACATTAAATGTTATTTCTTTTCAAGCTAAGGCTGGGGTAATAGAAAAATTGTTTAATGGTGAATTTGTTACAACTACTATCCTAGGCAAAAAGATTTACTATTTTGTAAGTGAAGGTTCTTACTCTTTTCCAGGAATCGTTTTAGCTACTAATTTAACGTCATTATTTTTATCGAAGCCTAATAACTTAATAAATATAACTCAAGCAGTAGCTTACAATATGGTTACTCCTACAGAAATTCAGAAAGCTTATAACATAACTTACTTATTAAATAAAGGAATAAATGGTAGTGGAGTTAATATTGGAATCCTTGATTTCGATGGGGATCCTTATATTTATCAACAACTTCAAGATTTTGATTCTATTTATGGATTACCTAATCCACCTTTATTTAAGATAGTACCTATTGGTCCATACAATCCTAATGACGGTATTGCAAGTGGCTGGGCATTAGAAATTTCTTTAGATGTTGAATATGCTCACGCTGCTGCACCAG
It encodes the following:
- a CDS encoding NADP-dependent isocitrate dehydrogenase, which gives rise to MLYKEPEDGEKIRFDKGKWIVPNKPVILYIEGDGIGPEITNAAIKVINKAVERAYGSSREIKWLEVYAGEKAEKLVNDRFPKETQDMLLKYRVVLKGPLETPIGKGWKSVNVAIRLMLDLYANIRPVKYIEGLESPLKHPEKVDMIIFRENTDDLYRGIEYPFNSEEAKKIRDFLRKELKVEIEDDTGIGIKVMSKYKTQRITRLAIQYAIEHKRKKVTVMHKGNVMKYTEGAFREWAYEVALKEYRDFIVTEEEISQGKPAEGKIILNDRIADNMFQQIIIRPEEYDIILAPNVNGDYISDAAGALIGNIGMLGGANIGDEGGMFEAIHGTAPKYAGKNIANPTGIIKAGELMLRWMGWNEAADLIEKAINMAIRDKKVTQDIARFMGVKALGTKEYADELIKIIDTI